One window from the genome of Deltaproteobacteria bacterium encodes:
- a CDS encoding aspartate kinase produces MSTPEQLPIVVQKYGGSSVADPERMKKVAARVAATAASGKRVVVVVSAMGDTTDGLLELAHQVSDAPPRRELDMLLTAGERISMAVLSMALQARSVDAISFTGSQSGIITNDAHAGARILEVRPYRIQDELERGRVVIVAGFQGVSYKKEITTLGRGGSDTTAVALAAALGAEYCEICTDVDGVYSADPRRVPEARRIESIGQEEMLALAAGGGKVLHRAAVDYARSAGIALWVRATASDPTAKGEGTLVRVGARSEDPRVVAVTSRKVLHLEGEAGVGLAGLIDGVAETGGTMPDLVAHEGGACSLVLSPDDLHGALPAAVEAARAAGRLVVHDDRVALSVVGSAFDRAPALCARVLGLLEAEGVRPELIVASPQRLAFVLTEDSERVAELEGVLHRALLPDES; encoded by the coding sequence GTGAGCACCCCCGAACAGCTCCCCATCGTCGTCCAGAAGTACGGCGGCTCGTCGGTCGCCGATCCCGAGCGGATGAAGAAGGTCGCCGCCCGGGTCGCGGCCACCGCCGCGTCCGGCAAGCGGGTGGTGGTGGTGGTCTCCGCCATGGGCGACACCACCGACGGCCTCCTCGAGCTGGCCCACCAGGTGAGCGACGCGCCCCCGCGGCGAGAGCTGGACATGCTCCTCACCGCCGGAGAGCGGATCAGCATGGCCGTGCTCTCCATGGCCCTGCAGGCCCGGAGCGTGGACGCCATCTCCTTCACCGGCTCGCAGTCGGGGATCATCACCAACGACGCCCACGCCGGCGCCCGCATCCTCGAGGTGCGCCCCTACCGGATCCAGGACGAGCTGGAGCGCGGCCGGGTGGTGATCGTCGCCGGCTTCCAGGGCGTCTCGTACAAGAAGGAGATCACCACCCTCGGCCGGGGTGGCTCGGACACCACCGCCGTGGCCCTCGCCGCGGCCCTCGGTGCCGAGTACTGCGAGATCTGCACCGACGTCGACGGCGTCTACTCGGCGGACCCGCGGCGGGTGCCCGAGGCGCGCCGGATCGAGAGCATCGGCCAGGAGGAGATGCTCGCGCTGGCCGCCGGGGGTGGGAAGGTCCTCCACCGCGCGGCCGTGGACTACGCCCGCTCGGCCGGCATCGCGCTCTGGGTGAGGGCCACCGCCAGCGATCCCACGGCGAAGGGCGAGGGCACCCTGGTGCGGGTCGGCGCCCGGAGCGAGGATCCCCGGGTGGTCGCCGTCACCTCTCGCAAGGTGCTCCACCTCGAGGGCGAGGCCGGGGTCGGGCTCGCCGGGCTGATCGACGGGGTCGCCGAGACCGGCGGCACCATGCCGGATCTGGTCGCTCACGAAGGAGGCGCCTGCTCCCTCGTCCTCTCGCCCGACGATCTCCACGGCGCCTTGCCGGCGGCGGTGGAGGCGGCGCGGGCCGCCGGACGCCTCGTGGTGCACGACGACCGGGTGGCCCTCTCGGTGGTGGGCTCGGCCTTCGACCGGGCGCCGGCTCTCTGCGCCCGGGTCCTCGGCCTCCTCGAGGCCGAGGGGGTCCGGCCCGAGCTGATCGTCGCCTCTCCCCAGCGCCTGGCCTTCGTGCTGACCGAGGACTCCGAGCGGGTCGCCGAGCTCGAGGGCGTCCTCCACCGCGCCCTCCTGCCGGACGAGAGCTAG
- a CDS encoding endonuclease/exonuclease/phosphatase family protein produces MRYLLWPTLPILLLLAAPGCGEKGGEADERPLSVLTFNVMCSFCPSPGLDDWQTRLPHLHEAIDRFDADLIGLQELFTEEDVDLFLDALPGHDAFYYVDPDPGSAPLAASPDATVFWRRDRFRRVDAGVYWLSPTPDEAWSGGFADNQIWRLLTWVELEQLTDGRHLLFATTHFDNNSPSQERSAPVVVERTGGRLAELPVILTGDFNSQPADEAFQILDGTFDETHALAAERTQLTTEDPPPPWDPANRIDHLFVDPARHEVLEHIVDLSRYADPPRFPSDHWPVGARLTWPAG; encoded by the coding sequence GTGCGCTACCTCCTCTGGCCGACCCTCCCGATCCTCCTGCTCCTCGCGGCCCCCGGCTGCGGCGAGAAGGGGGGCGAAGCGGACGAGCGCCCCCTCTCGGTGCTCACCTTCAACGTCATGTGCTCCTTCTGCCCCTCCCCGGGGCTGGACGACTGGCAGACCCGCCTGCCCCACCTCCACGAGGCCATCGACCGCTTCGACGCCGATCTGATCGGCCTGCAGGAGCTCTTCACCGAGGAGGACGTCGACCTCTTCCTCGACGCCCTGCCCGGTCACGACGCCTTCTACTACGTCGATCCGGACCCCGGCTCGGCGCCGCTGGCCGCCTCCCCGGACGCCACCGTCTTCTGGCGGCGGGACCGCTTCCGGCGGGTCGATGCCGGCGTGTACTGGCTCTCCCCCACCCCCGACGAGGCCTGGAGCGGAGGCTTCGCCGACAACCAGATCTGGCGCCTCCTGACCTGGGTCGAGCTCGAGCAGCTCACCGACGGCCGCCACCTCCTCTTCGCCACGACCCACTTCGACAACAACTCCCCCAGCCAGGAGCGGAGCGCGCCGGTGGTCGTCGAGCGCACCGGCGGCCGCCTGGCCGAGCTGCCGGTGATCCTCACCGGCGACTTCAACTCCCAGCCCGCGGACGAGGCCTTCCAGATCCTCGACGGCACCTTCGATGAGACCCACGCGCTCGCCGCCGAGCGGACGCAGCTCACCACCGAGGATCCGCCTCCCCCCTGGGACCCCGCCAACCGGATCGATCACCTCTTCGTCGATCCCGCCCGCCACGAGGTCCTCGAGCACATCGTCGATCTCTCCCGCTACGCCGATCCGCCCCGCTTCCCCTCCGACCACTGGCCGGTGGGCGCCCGGCTGACCTGGCCGGCCGGTTGA
- the rpoZ gene encoding DNA-directed RNA polymerase subunit omega has translation MARVTIEDCLPNVPSRFALTILAAKRTRQLMAGARELVDAKNKPPVLSLREIAAAKVSFEKNPEASGRTGIL, from the coding sequence ATGGCACGCGTCACCATCGAAGACTGCCTTCCCAACGTCCCCAGCCGCTTCGCGCTCACCATCCTGGCCGCCAAGCGCACCCGCCAGCTGATGGCCGGGGCCCGGGAGCTGGTCGATGCGAAGAACAAGCCGCCGGTCCTCTCCCTGCGGGAGATCGCCGCGGCGAAGGTGAGCTTCGAGAAGAACCCCGAGGCCTCCGGCCGCACCGGGATCCTCTAG
- a CDS encoding ABC transporter ATP-binding protein produces the protein MIGASQLTKRYRDHLAVDDLSFEAEPGEILGLLGPNGAGKTTTLRMLTGALSPTSGTVRIGGHDLFEEPLLARARVGYLPETPPVHPDLRVEETLRHAAALRGLAGGEARAALEASLERTALREVRRDLVATLSRGFRQRLGLAIALLGAPPVLVLDEPTLGLDPLQVVELRELIQSLAGDHTILLSSHILTEVEKVCDRVLVLKAGKVVAFDRLEVLSKAWEGEGGRPDLEALFRELTAA, from the coding sequence GTGATCGGGGCCTCTCAGCTGACGAAGCGGTACCGGGATCACCTGGCGGTGGACGACCTCTCCTTCGAGGCGGAGCCCGGGGAGATCCTGGGCCTCCTCGGCCCCAACGGGGCCGGCAAGACGACCACCCTGCGGATGCTCACCGGCGCCCTCTCCCCGACCTCGGGCACGGTCCGCATCGGAGGGCACGATCTCTTCGAGGAGCCCCTCCTGGCCCGCGCCCGGGTGGGCTACCTCCCCGAGACCCCGCCGGTCCACCCCGACCTGCGGGTGGAGGAGACCCTGCGGCACGCCGCCGCCCTCCGGGGGCTGGCGGGCGGCGAGGCCCGCGCGGCCCTCGAGGCCAGCCTCGAGCGGACCGCCCTGCGCGAGGTGCGCCGGGATCTGGTGGCCACCCTCTCCCGGGGCTTCCGCCAGCGCCTGGGCCTGGCGATCGCGCTGCTCGGCGCGCCGCCGGTGCTCGTCCTCGACGAGCCCACCCTGGGCCTCGACCCCCTCCAGGTGGTCGAGCTGCGCGAGCTGATCCAGAGCCTGGCCGGAGACCACACGATCCTCCTCTCCAGCCACATCCTCACCGAGGTGGAGAAGGTCTGCGACCGGGTGCTGGTCCTGAAGGCCGGCAAGGTCGTGGCCTTCGACCGCCTCGAGGTGCTCTCGAAGGCCTGGGAGGGCGAGGGCGGGCGCCCCGACCTCGAGGCCCTCTTCCGGGAGCTGACCGCCGCATGA
- a CDS encoding DUF4340 domain-containing protein — protein sequence MKRQLRAWILTGALVLGALFFWLRQDARPPEAAGPPLLSSPEVVRAFRLLPPGAPALVLEREGAAFRLTAPVETAADGERVRTLLEQLCALGPGEAVERGEKPLSVFGLDPAAFELELTTDAGPLRLALGGESPFDGRSYLLVDGEGLLLVSSALRHRLDPRLLHWREKRVVTTPPEQLDLLHWKEGEVEIALEKLEAGWTVVDPAGGTSAPAGDLPRRALIRDLGELRAVAFEVEGPALPAADAEPEAVLSLGLRGEGGGRSQRRTLELFALAADGEPGVLLRGSELSPWVRLRPGALADLRERFGALRPAPEPAAPGPSD from the coding sequence ATGAAGCGGCAGCTGCGCGCCTGGATCCTGACCGGCGCCCTCGTCCTGGGGGCCCTCTTCTTCTGGCTGCGGCAGGACGCGCGGCCACCGGAGGCCGCGGGCCCGCCCCTCCTCTCCTCCCCCGAGGTGGTCCGCGCCTTTCGCCTGCTGCCCCCCGGCGCCCCGGCCCTGGTCCTCGAGCGGGAGGGCGCGGCCTTCCGCCTGACCGCCCCGGTGGAGACCGCCGCGGACGGGGAACGGGTGCGCACCCTCCTCGAGCAGCTCTGCGCCCTCGGCCCCGGTGAGGCGGTCGAGCGCGGAGAGAAGCCCCTCTCGGTCTTCGGCCTCGATCCGGCGGCCTTCGAGCTCGAGCTGACGACCGACGCCGGCCCCCTGCGGCTGGCCCTCGGCGGCGAGAGCCCCTTCGACGGCCGCAGCTACCTCCTGGTCGACGGGGAGGGGCTCCTGCTGGTGAGCTCCGCCCTGCGCCACCGCCTCGACCCGCGCCTGCTGCACTGGCGGGAGAAGCGGGTCGTGACCACCCCGCCGGAGCAGCTCGATCTCCTCCACTGGAAGGAAGGCGAGGTGGAGATCGCCCTCGAGAAGCTCGAGGCCGGCTGGACCGTCGTGGACCCCGCGGGCGGCACGTCGGCGCCCGCCGGGGATCTGCCCCGCCGGGCCCTGATCCGGGACCTCGGGGAGCTGCGGGCGGTGGCCTTCGAGGTGGAGGGGCCCGCGCTGCCCGCCGCGGACGCCGAGCCCGAGGCCGTCCTCTCCCTCGGCCTCCGGGGCGAGGGCGGCGGACGCTCCCAGCGCCGCACCCTGGAGCTCTTCGCCCTGGCCGCGGACGGCGAGCCGGGGGTGCTCCTCCGGGGCAGCGAGCTCTCCCCCTGGGTCCGGCTGCGGCCGGGGGCCCTCGCCGACCTCCGGGAGCGCTTCGGCGCCCTCCGGCCGGCCCCCGAGCCCGCCGCGCCGGGGCCCTCCGATTGA
- a CDS encoding sigma-54 dependent transcriptional regulator: protein MTETGQKSAARVLVVDDEPSIRLVLERGLRAAGLEVRCAESLDAAREALLETPEVVLLDAWLPDGNGLELLREIQAAPPPRPEVVVMTARSSMEVTVEAMKGGARDFVVKPFDLDAVVALAGELAGAAREESSSPQAGGGRIGRLLGASPAMVEVFKAIGRIAPTDETVLVEGESGTGKELVARAIHDHSSRAEGPFVTVNCAAIPLDLMESELFGHERGSFTGATARRKGKFELAGGGTIFLDEVGELPTPLQAKLLRVLQERQIERVGGGAPLAVDARIVAATHRDLRRMVREGRFREDLFYRLDVARLRLPPLRERGDDLDLLAGTFAGRWGPELRGHAVQIDPAAMEALRVHPWPGNVRELENVIKRALIEGRGPALELADLGGASVPRPAEEGAEVEAEALEAGPVVSVDAMPLEVLVRRRLASYLDRMGDQPPPKLHATVMALFERTLLTLVIDRAGGNQLEAARRLGMNRNTLRKRIDDLDIPLPDKRKKRR from the coding sequence GTGACGGAGACGGGACAGAAGAGCGCGGCCCGGGTGCTGGTCGTGGACGACGAGCCCTCGATCCGCCTGGTGCTGGAGCGGGGCCTGCGGGCGGCCGGGCTGGAGGTGCGCTGCGCCGAGAGCCTGGACGCGGCCCGCGAGGCGCTGCTGGAGACCCCGGAGGTCGTCCTCCTCGACGCGTGGCTCCCCGATGGTAACGGGCTGGAGCTGCTGCGGGAGATCCAGGCCGCGCCGCCGCCGAGGCCGGAGGTGGTCGTGATGACTGCCAGGAGCTCGATGGAGGTCACCGTCGAGGCGATGAAGGGCGGCGCCCGGGACTTCGTGGTGAAGCCCTTCGATCTCGACGCGGTGGTGGCCCTGGCCGGCGAGCTCGCCGGCGCCGCGCGCGAGGAGAGCTCGAGCCCGCAGGCGGGCGGCGGGCGCATCGGGCGGCTGCTGGGGGCGAGCCCGGCGATGGTCGAGGTCTTCAAGGCCATCGGCCGCATCGCGCCCACCGACGAGACGGTGCTGGTCGAGGGCGAGTCCGGCACCGGCAAGGAGCTGGTGGCCCGGGCGATCCACGATCACTCCAGCCGCGCCGAGGGACCCTTCGTCACCGTCAACTGCGCCGCCATCCCCCTCGACCTGATGGAGAGCGAGCTCTTCGGACACGAGCGGGGCTCCTTCACCGGCGCGACCGCCCGGCGCAAGGGCAAGTTCGAGCTCGCCGGCGGGGGGACGATCTTCCTCGACGAGGTGGGCGAGCTGCCGACCCCCCTGCAGGCCAAGCTGCTGCGGGTCCTGCAAGAGCGGCAGATCGAGCGGGTCGGGGGCGGCGCCCCGCTGGCGGTGGACGCGCGGATCGTGGCGGCCACCCACCGCGACCTGCGCCGGATGGTGCGCGAGGGGCGCTTCCGCGAGGATCTCTTCTACCGCCTGGACGTGGCGCGGCTGCGGCTGCCGCCCCTGCGGGAGCGGGGGGACGATCTCGATCTCCTGGCCGGCACCTTCGCCGGGCGCTGGGGGCCCGAGCTGCGCGGCCACGCCGTGCAGATCGACCCGGCGGCGATGGAGGCGCTGCGCGTCCACCCCTGGCCGGGCAACGTCCGCGAGCTGGAGAACGTCATCAAGCGCGCCCTGATCGAGGGGCGCGGCCCGGCCCTCGAGCTCGCCGATCTCGGCGGGGCGAGCGTCCCGAGGCCCGCGGAGGAGGGCGCGGAGGTGGAGGCCGAGGCCCTCGAGGCCGGGCCGGTCGTCTCGGTGGACGCCATGCCCCTCGAGGTGCTGGTGCGCCGGCGCCTGGCCTCCTACCTCGACCGGATGGGCGACCAGCCGCCGCCGAAGCTCCACGCCACCGTGATGGCGCTCTTCGAGCGGACCCTGCTGACCCTCGTGATCGATCGCGCCGGCGGCAACCAGCTCGAGGCCGCGCGCCGCCTGGGCATGAACCGCAACACCCTACGCAAGCGGATCGACGATCTCGACATCCCGCTGCCCGACAAGCGCAAGAAGCGACGCTAG
- a CDS encoding NAD-dependent protein deacylase: protein MSLDTETALRVAEVRRLLDESRRLLFITGAGLSADAGLPTYRGVGGIYDSKNTDHGIPIEVALSGPTFRRDPELTWRYIHEIEQACRGARPAFGHEYLARLEATHEVVILTQNVDGLHHAAGSSRVIAIHGDLRALRCTACDWRERVEDYAHLSPFPHCEACGAVLRPDVVLFEEMLPLDAVDALQTELARGFDLILSVGTSAVFPYIAGPVMQAARAGRPTVEVNPTRTMISGVVSHRLPLTAAVAFEAIEALGAG from the coding sequence ATGAGCCTCGACACCGAGACCGCCCTGCGCGTCGCCGAGGTGCGCCGCCTCCTCGACGAGAGCCGCCGCCTGCTCTTCATCACCGGCGCCGGCCTCTCCGCCGACGCGGGCCTGCCGACCTACCGGGGGGTGGGCGGCATCTACGACTCGAAGAACACCGATCACGGGATCCCCATCGAGGTCGCCCTCTCCGGGCCGACCTTCCGCCGCGATCCCGAGCTGACCTGGCGCTACATCCACGAGATCGAGCAGGCCTGCCGCGGCGCGCGGCCCGCCTTCGGCCACGAGTACCTGGCCCGCCTCGAGGCGACCCACGAGGTCGTGATCCTCACCCAGAACGTCGACGGCCTCCACCACGCCGCGGGCTCGAGCCGGGTGATCGCCATCCACGGCGATCTGCGCGCGCTGCGCTGCACCGCCTGCGACTGGCGGGAGCGGGTGGAGGATTACGCCCACCTCTCCCCCTTCCCCCACTGCGAGGCCTGCGGCGCGGTCCTCCGGCCCGATGTCGTCCTCTTCGAGGAGATGCTCCCCCTCGACGCGGTCGATGCCCTCCAGACCGAGCTGGCCCGGGGCTTCGATCTGATCCTCTCGGTCGGGACCAGCGCCGTCTTCCCCTACATCGCCGGGCCGGTGATGCAGGCGGCGCGGGCTGGCCGGCCCACCGTCGAGGTGAATCCGACGAGGACGATGATCTCGGGGGTCGTCTCGCACCGGCTGCCGCTCACCGCGGCGGTGGCGTTCGAGGCGATCGAGGCGCTCGGCGCGGGCTGA
- a CDS encoding ABC transporter permease subunit: MSLLRQTVAIYRRELLLLFGTPLAWLLLALLTFVCGWLFVGRVELFIALSTQYRAAGAAEALEALNLTEVVLVPMVGTRGTLLLFAAPLMTMRLIADERSRGTFELLLTSPVRPAAIVLGKYLAVLTLVLCFLALSLVEPLLLAAIGTGQAGAVAWPTILSGLLGVCLTGAALTAVGLFFSALSRSQAVAALTTLVFSLLLFLAAQAAPLMEGSSRELLMVLSAGHHLRLLAQGLLDVASLAYFGAWIVLGLFLSHRAIEWHRWAG; encoded by the coding sequence ATGAGCCTCCTGCGTCAGACGGTGGCGATCTATCGCCGGGAGCTCCTCCTCCTCTTCGGCACGCCCCTGGCCTGGCTGCTCCTGGCCCTGCTCACCTTCGTCTGCGGCTGGCTCTTCGTCGGGAGGGTCGAGCTCTTCATCGCGCTCTCCACCCAGTACCGGGCGGCCGGCGCCGCCGAGGCCCTCGAGGCCCTCAACCTCACCGAGGTCGTGCTGGTGCCGATGGTGGGCACCCGCGGCACCCTCCTGCTCTTCGCCGCCCCCCTGATGACCATGCGGCTGATCGCGGACGAGCGCAGCCGGGGCACCTTCGAGCTGCTCCTGACCTCGCCGGTGCGGCCGGCGGCCATCGTGCTGGGCAAGTATCTCGCCGTGCTCACCCTGGTGCTCTGCTTCCTCGCCCTCTCCCTGGTCGAGCCCCTCCTCCTCGCCGCCATCGGCACCGGGCAGGCCGGGGCGGTCGCCTGGCCCACGATCCTCTCGGGGCTGCTGGGCGTCTGCCTCACCGGCGCCGCCCTCACGGCCGTGGGGCTCTTCTTCTCCGCCCTCTCCCGCTCCCAGGCCGTCGCGGCGCTGACCACCCTGGTCTTCTCCCTCCTCCTCTTCCTCGCGGCCCAGGCCGCGCCCTTGATGGAGGGCAGCTCCCGCGAGCTCCTGATGGTGCTCTCGGCCGGACACCACCTGCGGCTGCTGGCCCAGGGCCTCCTGGACGTGGCGAGCCTGGCCTACTTCGGCGCCTGGATCGTCCTGGGCCTCTTCCTCTCGCACCGCGCCATCGAGTGGCACCGGTGGGCCGGCTGA
- a CDS encoding antibiotic biosynthesis monooxygenase → MYIAMNRFTVAEGREEDFERVWRERDSHLAGVPGFEAFNLLRGATAEGKTLFASHSVWTSHEAFVAWTESEAFRKAHSGARTPEGILLGPPRFEGFEQVL, encoded by the coding sequence ATGTACATCGCGATGAACCGCTTCACCGTCGCCGAGGGGCGCGAAGAGGACTTCGAGCGCGTCTGGCGCGAGCGCGACAGCCACCTCGCGGGGGTGCCGGGCTTCGAGGCCTTCAACCTCCTGCGCGGCGCGACCGCCGAGGGCAAGACCCTCTTCGCCTCCCACTCGGTGTGGACCTCGCACGAGGCCTTCGTCGCGTGGACCGAGTCCGAGGCCTTCCGCAAGGCCCACTCCGGCGCCCGCACCCCCGAGGGCATCCTCCTCGGCCCCCCTCGCTTCGAGGGCTTCGAGCAGGTCCTCTGA
- a CDS encoding GldG family protein — translation MKGDSLPRLAGGLGAALLGMALLSGIALGGRWPLLLGLQAALGAAGIAYLVWASGRSLGHLARGRGTTFALTTTISTLAVVFLCVATVRAAARADLRHDLTREQVFTLAPDSIATARGLSAPVTLLAFLAPGGNPAARLETLVQRYREHTDRLTLRLLDPAQHPDLVARYGVNLAGPRMVLEQGERTVRLEVVGEAALTTALRRLTTERSTLLYFVTGHGEAALDDAASPRGLAALKGALESEGYLPRELELSREVGVPADAAAVIVAGPRRPLLPAEADTLERYLDRGGRLLVLLDPAIDAGLSSLLERRGIAAGDDLVVDPQGVGQRLGTGPSVVVASRYAKHAITERFDLAVILPTARSLLPLGVPGLPRPTPLALSADSAWAEGLPAGEPLQRDEDERGGPLPLLVVAGGEPGEDGEPDTEAFRLAVVGDSEWVGGQWLEQLGNRDLALNTLAWLTERGERITIRPRRRASSSLFLTVAQGRFLRLATVDGLPLLLLCLGIAVAWRRRRP, via the coding sequence ATGAAGGGCGACTCCCTCCCCCGCCTCGCCGGAGGCCTCGGCGCCGCGCTCCTGGGCATGGCCCTGCTCTCGGGCATCGCCCTGGGCGGCCGCTGGCCCCTCCTGCTCGGGCTGCAGGCCGCGCTGGGCGCCGCCGGGATCGCCTACCTGGTCTGGGCCTCGGGCCGGAGCCTCGGGCACCTGGCCCGGGGCCGGGGCACGACCTTCGCCCTGACCACCACGATCTCCACCCTCGCGGTCGTCTTCCTCTGCGTCGCGACCGTGCGGGCGGCGGCCCGGGCCGACCTGCGCCACGATCTGACCCGGGAGCAGGTCTTCACCCTGGCCCCCGACTCCATCGCCACCGCGCGGGGGCTCTCGGCGCCGGTGACCCTGCTGGCCTTCCTCGCCCCCGGCGGCAACCCCGCGGCCCGCCTCGAGACCCTGGTGCAGCGCTACCGCGAGCACACCGACCGGCTCACCCTGCGCCTCCTCGATCCCGCGCAGCACCCGGACCTCGTCGCCCGCTACGGCGTGAACCTCGCCGGCCCCCGGATGGTCCTCGAGCAGGGCGAGCGGACGGTGCGGCTCGAGGTCGTCGGCGAGGCCGCCCTGACCACCGCCCTGCGGCGCCTCACCACCGAGCGCAGCACGCTGCTCTACTTCGTCACCGGCCACGGTGAGGCGGCGCTGGACGACGCCGCCAGCCCCCGGGGCCTCGCGGCCCTGAAGGGGGCCCTGGAGAGTGAGGGCTACCTCCCCCGGGAGCTGGAGCTCTCCCGGGAGGTTGGTGTCCCCGCGGACGCCGCCGCCGTGATCGTCGCCGGCCCGCGCCGCCCCCTCCTGCCCGCCGAGGCCGACACCCTCGAGCGCTACCTCGATCGGGGCGGCCGCCTGCTGGTCCTCCTGGATCCCGCCATCGACGCCGGCCTCTCCAGCCTCCTGGAGCGGCGCGGGATCGCCGCGGGCGACGACCTGGTCGTCGATCCCCAGGGCGTCGGGCAGCGGCTGGGCACCGGCCCGAGCGTCGTGGTCGCCTCCCGCTACGCCAAGCACGCCATCACCGAGCGCTTCGATCTGGCGGTCATCCTGCCGACCGCCCGCTCCCTCCTTCCCCTCGGGGTGCCCGGCCTGCCCCGCCCCACCCCGCTGGCCCTCTCGGCGGACTCCGCCTGGGCCGAGGGCCTGCCGGCCGGAGAGCCCCTGCAGCGGGACGAGGACGAGCGGGGCGGTCCCCTGCCCCTGCTGGTGGTCGCCGGGGGCGAGCCCGGCGAGGACGGCGAGCCCGACACCGAGGCGTTCCGCCTGGCGGTGGTCGGCGACAGCGAGTGGGTCGGCGGGCAGTGGCTCGAGCAGCTCGGCAACCGGGATCTCGCCCTGAACACCCTGGCCTGGCTCACCGAGCGAGGCGAGCGGATCACCATCCGGCCCCGGCGCCGGGCCTCCTCCTCCCTCTTCCTCACGGTGGCTCAGGGTCGCTTCCTGCGCCTGGCCACCGTCGACGGCCTGCCCCTGCTCCTGCTCTGTCTGGGGATCGCGGTGGCCTGGCGGAGACGACGTCCATGA
- a CDS encoding tetratricopeptide repeat protein, protein MPPREPFPRIIGDLAASKATGCLKVTAGSVEREIFLKKGKVIQARSRTMKEALGRVLIDQGWVTEEQLDEALMKAAAQGMQLGDCLVSTGILTPQQVVDALTEQIKLRVFNLFRVTEYEHVFDAGPLPELHFQVRLPVSELVVEGVGVCFSVDRIMDELSLTEDTLVRATKDAADTAERLHLGPRELRLLQAVSEPATVERLIEGGEYSYLKLLRFLFALWCLRLLEVVVPEPEEEPLPEPEPEPEPEPEPEPEPEAEPEAEPAEEAGRKIQLEVEEAHDPRRAALRRQLLERYKKRSRQPTGSTPAQPASPPAGAKAEAPRRPPKEAPRPAPSLPDRVMALYLRLPRLDYFQLLEIPVKATVSDVKIAYGGFLRKWRLEHIPEDWPEKARVAAGVLLDRGTEALTVLTDPESRRSYLEQRASGGARTLEGNEGLITAGVAQQKARRARERGETEEAEAILREALKKVPEEAALWLGLGILLVDRLRGGGKADLQEEAVKMLRKAVALDPALDLPWVYIGRVAEIRKEPELARKLYRKALSVNPESELAASGLRNLQTAQEKGSLLDRLLGKK, encoded by the coding sequence GTGCCCCCCCGCGAGCCCTTCCCCCGGATCATCGGAGACCTCGCAGCTAGCAAGGCCACGGGTTGTCTGAAGGTCACTGCTGGGTCGGTCGAGCGTGAGATCTTCCTCAAGAAGGGGAAGGTCATCCAGGCGCGCTCGCGCACCATGAAGGAGGCCCTCGGCCGGGTCCTGATCGATCAGGGCTGGGTCACGGAGGAGCAGCTCGACGAGGCCCTGATGAAGGCCGCGGCGCAGGGGATGCAGCTGGGCGACTGCCTCGTCTCCACCGGCATCCTCACCCCGCAGCAGGTCGTCGACGCGCTCACCGAGCAGATCAAGCTGCGGGTCTTCAACCTCTTCCGGGTCACCGAATACGAGCACGTCTTCGACGCGGGCCCCCTGCCCGAGCTGCACTTCCAGGTGCGCCTGCCGGTCTCGGAGCTGGTGGTCGAGGGGGTCGGGGTCTGCTTCTCGGTCGACCGGATCATGGACGAGCTCTCCCTCACCGAGGACACCCTGGTGCGGGCGACCAAGGACGCGGCGGACACCGCCGAGCGGCTCCACCTCGGTCCCCGGGAGCTGCGCCTGCTCCAGGCGGTGAGCGAGCCGGCCACCGTCGAGCGGCTCATCGAGGGCGGCGAGTACTCCTACCTGAAGCTCCTGCGCTTCCTCTTCGCTCTCTGGTGCCTGCGCCTCCTCGAGGTCGTCGTCCCCGAGCCCGAGGAGGAGCCCCTGCCCGAGCCGGAACCGGAGCCCGAGCCCGAGCCCGAGCCGGAGCCGGAGCCGGAGGCGGAGCCGGAGGCGGAGCCCGCCGAGGAGGCGGGCCGCAAGATCCAGCTCGAGGTCGAGGAGGCCCACGATCCGCGGCGGGCCGCCCTCCGGCGGCAGCTCCTCGAGCGCTACAAGAAGCGCTCCCGCCAGCCGACGGGCTCGACGCCGGCGCAGCCGGCCTCGCCGCCCGCCGGCGCGAAGGCGGAGGCCCCCCGGCGCCCGCCGAAGGAGGCGCCGCGGCCCGCGCCGAGCCTGCCCGATCGGGTGATGGCCCTCTACCTGCGCCTGCCCCGCCTCGACTACTTCCAGCTCCTCGAGATCCCGGTGAAGGCCACCGTCTCCGACGTGAAGATCGCCTACGGTGGCTTCCTGCGGAAGTGGAGGCTCGAGCACATCCCCGAGGACTGGCCGGAGAAGGCCCGGGTGGCGGCGGGAGTGCTCCTCGATCGGGGCACCGAGGCCCTCACGGTGCTCACCGATCCCGAGAGCCGCCGCAGCTACCTCGAGCAGCGCGCCTCGGGAGGCGCCCGCACCCTCGAGGGCAACGAGGGGCTGATCACCGCCGGCGTCGCCCAGCAGAAGGCGCGCCGGGCCCGGGAGCGGGGCGAGACCGAGGAGGCGGAGGCCATCCTGCGCGAGGCCCTGAAGAAGGTGCCCGAGGAGGCCGCCCTCTGGCTGGGCCTGGGCATCCTCCTGGTCGATCGCCTGCGCGGCGGCGGCAAGGCCGACCTCCAGGAGGAGGCGGTGAAGATGCTGCGCAAGGCCGTCGCCCTCGACCCCGCCCTCGATCTGCCCTGGGTCTACATCGGCCGGGTGGCCGAGATCCGCAAGGAGCCGGAGCTGGCCCGCAAGCTCTATCGCAAGGCCCTCTCGGTGAACCCCGAGTCGGAGCTCGCGGCCTCCGGCCTCCGGAACCTCCAGACCGCGCAGGAGAAGGGCAGCCTCCTCGACCGGCTGCTCGGCAAGAAGTGA